CATGTTTTGACAATATAGTCTCCATCTTACTGGAGGTTATAGCATGAAAGTTTCCAAATCATAGCAAGCTACCATGGGCCTCTACCTCATGGTCTTACACTAGGTTTCAATCTATAACATGCCAATCTGGTTAGCTATATAACTGCCCTACCAGAGGATTCACAATAGAACGTTAGCTCAGTATTTACTTACCCAGATAATCACCTTCTTACAAACTCATACACCTCCTATACCAGACTTTTACTTGCATGCTTATTAAATAGTAATCCTTTAATAAAACTTTATGCATATTATTACAGAGCATCTCTCATCCTTACTATACCCAGAGCCTTACCATTTTCCATGGACATGATTATCCCATCTATGAATgtgcatatatttatacttcttatttGAACAATTCACATAATAGAGTCAAGATAGTGACTCACCTTAACTCACCTACTACAGTTCTAAGCTCCAGACTTATACATCCCTTTTGAATCAGAAGTAACAACTACTtagaaacataaatttactattaCAACTCTTATACATACAATTTACTTATCATCTCAATCGCGGATAACTTCATGCATAACTTGTATTTAAAGCTTTACTGTTCATACAACTCTTATAGTCTTACACTTTTAGAACTTAACATGCAAAGGCAAAACACTTACCCAAAGATGGAATAACCACTAATTAGATCTAGAATCAATGTTTCTAGCTAAATGAGAAAGGGATACATTTATACTTTCTAACGAAAGAATTAGAGAGTAGTGTTtttaaggaagaagaagaacctcCCTCAAAACCCTTctcacacatataaatatgaccCACTTACCTAGTTGGACTTAACAACTGCCACACATTTTAGAACTTACCTTATTAATGGTCTACAGTTCCcgagaaaattataaataagtaCCTTGTATTCACAATTATCGGGCTAGGCTATCTAGTTGATATCTAACCAAAATACTTATGATCTAACTAGTACAGTACTCTAAACAAACAACATGTATTACAGCTTTGGCGCCAACTCATACCATACTTAACCTTTATCGCCTAACACAAACTTCTCCGTAATATATTAGAGTAGCATGAAACAAAATCCTTACCTACATATCTGGCAGTTACTAAACGCCCGCATGTATATGCCACAATAAGAAATTGGGAAGATTACACTTCGCCATATAGACTATTTTACTACTATGCGCCAAAACCTTAGACCCACCAGACTTAGGGTGTTATAACCAAATTTGTAGACCATGATATGAAAACAAGTGTAAGACCATGAGGTTGAGACCCATGGCATCATAGGATATGAAAACACTCATGGTGTATCCTCTAGTAAAACGAAGACTGAACTAGAAGATCATGATACATGAAAGTGTGTAAATTCATGTGGCTAAGACCCATGGCAAGTAAGATTGTATGAATGTTCATGGTGTAGCCTTTGATAATGTGTAGATCAAACTGGCAGATCACGATACATGAAATTTATGTGCAAGTCCATAAAAGAGAAACTCATGGCaccttttgggaaaaattagTCGGAATATTAAACATGTGATTTTGTATGTTGCCCTTGTGGTGTATTTTGTTTGGCCCTCGTGGCGTATTCTACTAAGTTCGTATGGTAGAATATGATTATCCACccttatggtatgttttggatAAATTCTGAGTGTTCTGTGATAGATGTTACTATGATAAGGTTATGATTCGTCCGAAGTTAATTTGGTTGAATTAGATCTGTGATGTAACCAAATAAGTTTCTAAGGAAGTTCTTGAAAATAAGTGTGTATCTTTATGTTCAAAAAAGGGTATCCACCATGgtaatttgttagttttgaatatGGGTGTATTTGTGGTTATGAAAGACATTAGAAATTATCAATTTGAGTTCGACTGTGTTATATAGTGCTGAAATTTGAGTATCTGGTATCCGCCATATCTGAAGAATAATATGTCTTAATCTGAAATCTTATGGAATCTGAGTTGTTTGTTACCTTGGGTAGATTTGTGTTCTGTAACGATCTGGATAATTCATTATCAGTATAAGCATGCATTAAGGTTGAATTAGAAAATGATTGGATTTGGTAAATTGATGGAATCCAACTCATCGTGGGAATCTATCAAAGGTGTAAGAATCTACCAGTAAACAGTATCTGTGACCAGCAGTTCTGGAATCAGTGTATGTGTGAAGAGACGGTCTATATAAAATAGGCTCTGAAggtatattcttttaaaaagtaCTTTTGTGTTTTTTAAGAGAAAGAAGAGATTAATGAAATGTCTGGAAGAATCTCAAGTCAATCAGGTAATTAAGAGAGAACTGGTACACTAAGAGTATGGTAGTTAGCGTGTAAGTCTAAGCCTATAATTGTGAAAGCATTTGCCGAAAATAGAAGTAAGATGTTGAGAATGGTAGCTGGCACATAGATATTCATTCGATATTATAAAAGTATCCACCAAGGTATTCTATATTAACTATCACTAAGTTCTCCTAAATTTAcaaatgttatatttatgttttaggtAGTGTGGTAACGGAATACGCCGGGAGTGACGACACCAGGAGTGTGCCAAGGTAACGACAATATGGACTATTAAACATACAATGGACTATTTGTAAATGGGACATATTACAGAATTACACCCTAGGAAACTATCTTTAGTAAACTTTGTTTTGTTAATGTGTTGTAACAAATTTGATGTAATATGTTATTTCTAAATACtatcttttgtttctttgattttgagtctttaaataaaattataagaattacatttttaaataaggAGTACTCACCAATTGTTTGAAATTTAGCTAAGTGATTTGTGTTGTAACACCCAAGATCAGGACTTGGTAATTTGGGTCGGGTTGAGGGCATTATAGTTACTCTAGTAGGATTCTAGTGCTTCTTCATCTTCTCTGGTAATGCAAACACTCTCCCATTATTAAATGCCTAAATTCAGATCATGTCTCACCGAAAGCCATTCTATAACCTCCTGTTTAGGTTAGGGGGTTATTATTATATCCCTCCACCATGAAGACACATGTCAGTGCCAGAAACATCATTAACTCTCTTATTGACTTTGATTGAAGATAATCCTCACCTGACCATCCATCTATTCCTTAAGGAATCTGACCACACTTTCCCAATGTGAACACAGTTTCAAGACAATAAAGAGTCTATTTAGGCATAACAATCTCGTACTAATAGAGTCCCATGATATACGACTATCATCCTTTACGCTTTTAGCGAGGCTAAATGTATATCCTACCACGTCATAGTAATAGAAAAGAGGATCTCTCCAATAAATACCTTGAAAAACGAGAAAGAAATGATCGACCCCTGACACCCTAAAGTTACTTTGAGCAATTATTTTCTCAGTCAACCTGTCTTCATCCCAGATCTAACTCTCGACCTCCTCTGCAGCACCACGATCCCCTCCTTAACCTTCTCCCTTACTGTACATTGTataaataagatatttataTTCAACTACATGTTTGGCAGGCTAGTTGATTTCtagataatatttaaacatattatatCCAAGTTGCATTCGTTTTATTCTATTGAAAGTTCACTGTTTGTTTTATATGGTATTGATTAacattacatttaaaaaaattaactaacccaatttattttgaatttaataaaaacaattcataaaataataatacataagttttaattaatgctGATAAAACCGTCAACACATCAAATTAATTGAATCCTGGGTCTCTGCATATTTTATCATTCACTCtatatatttaagtaagcattattgaaaacaagaaaataaataaataagtagaaGACAAACTGATACAATATTTGAACTCACCAATTTGCGATTTACTAAGAACTTCTGGGATGCTTATTTTGACTAGTACCAAttcaatgaaaattaataacaatgTTGGATATAAATCCAAttaaaaaatgagaataataattttttacgcTTCAAGTTCAGTGTATAAATAGCATCCTAGTTCTCTATCATCTCACACCTCAACCACTCAATCATCCACTTCTTCTCTTCTTTGAACTCAAAGTCCCAGTTAATATTAGAATCATGGGTGTTGTCACTTATGACTATGAGTCTACCTCCCCAGTCGCCCCTTCCAGGCTTTTCAAGGCCTTTACTGTTGAAGCTCCGAAAGTTTGGCCCACGGCTGCACCTAATGCAGTCAAGAGTATTGAGGTTGAAGCTAATCCTAGCTCTGGAAGTATCGTAAAAATCAACTTTGTTGAAGGTTAGTTCTTTCATTGGCCTTTTTGTAGTCTGTTTTACACGAGTATGTTGGATaacaagtatttatttgtttaggcCTTCCATTCCAATATATGAAGCACCAGATAGGAGGACATGATGAAAGTAATTTTTCATACAGTTACGATTTAATCGAAGGTGGGCCTTTGGGGGACAAACTTGAAAAAATCAGCTATGAGAACAAGTTTGAGGCAGCTGCAGGTGGAGGAAGTATTTGCAAGAGCTCAATGAAATTCTACACTGTTGGCGACAATGTAATCACTGAAGATGAAATCAAGGCTCTCATTAAGGGAAGTGAGGGAGTTTACAAGCCTGTTGAAGCTTATCTATTGGCTAATCCTGAATCCTGCAACTAGGATATTGGTTGCTTTGAATTCTGATTCTTGGTTTTAAAGAGTGGTCATTGCTTTTAATGgtgtgttttttatattttctttttccttttaaaacctAAATTGTCTTCTAATTATTTACATAAGAGTGGTGGTGATCGAGCTTTTGtcatctttattttcattacagTCAAAGAATTTGGGTTGTCTTTGacatatatagaaataaaataaacaaataaactcaaaaaagaaaaaaaggttttaCCTGGTATATTGATGAGTGAAAATTCACAATCCATATTAGAGATGTGCATTCGGTGGTTGGAacgatttgattattttataacaataatcgaataaataaaaatttttactGCAATTGAATTAATCGAACCAAacttaaaaaggtaaaaatgaAACAACCGAACTGAATTTAGTCAATTCGATTAGATTTAGTTAATCGATTTTtgctttttttggtttttaactTAGTTGAACTCCACCGATCCAAAAATTCTTCACTGTTCGTGTCGGCATGTTTGTTCCTCACAGAATGGGAGCAAACAGTAGCCGCCTTACCTTTTGCTATAAAAAGGATTTTAGTCTTTGCTTTCAAAATCATCCCAATCTCTCCAAGAAAGTGTGTAATCTTTATTTGTTTAGGCCTTCCATTCTAATATATGAAGCACCAGATCGAAGGACATGacgaaaataatttttcatataattacaGTTTAATACAAGGTGGGCCTTTGGGGGACAAGCTTGAAAAAATTAACTATGATAACAAATTTGAGGCAGCTGCAGGTAGAGGAAGTATTTGCAAGAGCTCGATGAAATTTTACACTGTTAGGGACAGTGTAATCACTGAAGATGAAATCAAGGCTCTCATTAAAGGAAGTGAAGGAGTTTACAAGCCTGTTGAAGCTTTACCTCTTGGCTAATCCCAAAGCTTGCAACTAGGATATTGGTTGCTTTGAATTCTCATGCTTGCTTTTAAAGAGGGATCAGATTTTAACTGTGtgcttttgatattttcttctttgtctTAAAACCTATATTGTCTTCCGATTGTTGTAATAAGAGTGGTGGTGGTGGAATCAAGCTTTGATAATCTTTGACatatgaaataaacaaaaatataaactggcaaaaataataaaagctttACTTGGGTATATAATTTACAGTTTTCCTGACAGACTACAATTTTTTTCTACACTAAAACCTCGATAAATGAATATTCGATAAATTAATACTCttggttaaataatatttttctcgGTCCCGACTTGAGTCAAGAGGATAAAATAATAACCTGGCTAAatgcataatataataattttagaaagaaTCTTTAAGGGCccaatgaaaatataaaataacaattcattaaatatattaagatttttatatacCATACATAAAACTAAAATGCTTTCTAGACAACTCTTactctttttcaattttattctttgctAAAATATGCATCTATAGTTAACTGCTTCTTCTTTGCATGTGAATCAAATACAgtttcatttttaacttttagaaGGGCATAAACCAAATCTGGTATATTCTTCTTGTGTtgcattaaataatttttcaaggTATCAACAACTAGAAAAGCCTCTTTTGGAGAAACATGTGGCAAAACACTATTGTCATCATCAGTTGGCACATTCATTACTCCTTGAATAATTTCTTCATCCGTAGGTGACTTAATCAAAGATTCATTTTCACTTGGATAACTGCTCAACATCCATGGCATTTCTATAGTGTAAATCTGAAATtacttcttttaatttatgaatgTCTTCAACATCACCAATTTCTTGTTCGAGAGGCATATCCTCCTCGGATCGAATTTTGCAAAGTCGGAAACAATTTGCAATAGTTGTAGGCTTCACATCAATATTCACTACaacaaaacaggtttttagcggcatttttagtaGCGTTTGGaccaaaaacgccacaaaagttATAAATTAGTGACGCTAATAGGAAGACGCCACAAAAGGTTAGAGCTATAGCAACGTTTATgagaaaagcgccgcaaaaaaaattattttaaacaaaattgagCCGTTTTGCTTCctgtctatttattatttaactagtttttttatattaaaaaaatacaatttattttaaattgaatgtttaaaatctttagaaaaaattaatgacagagaaaaatttgaaagtaaaaacatagaaaaatatatgttaaaaatgaaaaaattaaaatactattatttaaaaattattgtttttaatttatatattaaataatttttatataattgtaaagagataatattaattttaatatattaaaattatcattatagtttaaattatttaagagataatagataaactttatatatattaaaattaaaaaattgctAACCCATGCAtttatagaaaaacaaaattaattagtaaattgaaatagTTATTTAAATTTCCTAAAATGTTGAAAGAACATATAATtacaaaagagaaacaaattaaagttttttttttcatatcttgaattttttattttcttacataaaattatataaaaatttcaaattttatctaattcttttcaatattacttatattttaaaaattatttatttgaaattgatatgaaagatataataattcaatataaaaattgtaaaaaaaagtaatatttaaataaacgccgtaaaaatttattttattttagtgtttagggtttaggatttaaggtttacagtctagggtttagggttttagggtatatggtttagtgttttgggtttagggtttaatgtttttgggtttagggtttaatgtttTTGGGTTTAAGATTTGGGGTTTAGTGTTTTATAGTTTagtgtttaaggtttaggatttagtgtttaagatttaatatttatgttttagggttagggatttcgataaaaatgacaaaaaatcaatttattttagggtttaggtaaGCAAGAagattctttttttaattacttttgtaccttataatatatattattaaattaatatcaaaagcATAATAAAGTAAAAAGGAGAGAGAAATTCATTATTTCCATATCTCCTTATACAAAAATCCACCTCTTGGTAATTTAGAATTTGGGAAGTTAAGcagattgagtcttagctcaattAGTGTGAGCATTGTTGTCAACATAAGAGAACATGAGTTTGAGTGTGTTGAAATGCATTATCTTCCTGTTTATGAGTTGGGGAGGAATTATGAGTTGTTGTAGACATAATATCAAAAAAGAATTTGagaagttaaattttatcaaaatcaatttGGATAAATTCTATCAACTGCACAAAAATTTAATCTTGTGGATACAAACTCTTCATAAGGAAGTTtggtttcattttttaaaattattttcgtacacaattataaaattttacaaattaaatatattgtttgaaacaaaacaaacttaatttaaaggaatttaagaaataattaaactataaatatttattagtatcaaaggcattagcggcatttatgattaaaacgccgcaaaaaaacatTTTACTTTAAACAAAACGACGTGGTTTTGAGTGGCATCTTTAGTGGTATTAGCGGCACCAGgtgaaaaacgccgcaatagatcgagcattagcggcgctaggTAAAAAACGTCgcaaaaaaattactttaaaccaaacggtgccattttaagTGGCGtctttagtggcattagcgGTGCTAGgtgaaaaacgccgcaataaatcgagcattagcggcgctaggtaaaaaacgccacaaaaaaacattttactttaaacaaaacggcgccattttcagtggtgtctttagtggcattagcggcgctaggtgaaaaacgccgcaatagatcgagcattagtggcgctaggtaaaaaacgccacaaaaaaaacattttactttaaacaaaacggtgccgtttttaTTGGCATCAGTGGTGCTAGGTGAAAAACACTGCAATAGAGCGAGCATTAGCGGGCGCTAGGTAAAAAACGCCGgaaaaaaacattttacttTAAACAAAATGGTGACGTTTTTAATGGCGTTAGCAACACTAGGTGAAAAACACCACaatagatcgagcattagcggcgctaggTAAAAATCATCACAAACGGTCATTTTGTTTTATACGAAAATGCGTCGCTTTGCTCTCCTCCATTTTATCCCAACCCATATACCCGAAACACCttattttttccccaaaaaaatttccccaaatccctaaattttccctaaatcaAAATCCCAACCCATTTGCTGCATCGCCGTCGACTCAACCATCTGCTACATTACCGTAACTGTCCCCTCTGCTGCGTCACCGTCGCACTCCTCTACCGCAACCAATCAGTAAATTTAACTCCTCTGCCGTCGCTTTTTCAAGATTTAACATGtctagatttttatttaattaaaatttgacttaTAAAAGGTGGATTTTGGGACATTAGACCCCACTAAGGAGGGGAATAAGAAATCTTAGCCCTTGGTTTATATTAAGTTGGAGTGAAAGATAGtgattttggtttgtaaatttACCTCAATTGTATTCGACTATTGATAGCAAATATATACAAGATTACATCAGAGTGTTATCTTCAGCTATTcacaatttgaatttgaattttaagtagAATAAGATCCTAAAGAATAGGAGTGATAACAAGTCTAGTTTGACTTGGTTAACTCTCAACAGTCCCTCGCAAACGGATGGGGGAAGTCACCATCAGTTTGTCTTGAAGCGTAAGAAACCGAGTTGTCGATAAAGGTTTCGTCAAGACATCGGCTATTTGATCAATGGTCGGAACATAGGAGACGAGAAGATTCTTCTGGCGTACTTGGTCTCAGACAAAATGAAAGTCCAACTCAAGGTGCTTGCTACGAGAATGAAAAACGGGATTCGCAGCTAGATAGGTAGCGGAAACGTTATCACACCATACTTTCGGCGTTGTTGGAAGCTTGTAATTGAGTTCCCGAAGAAGGCACTGAAGCCAATAAACCTCCAAAGCAGCTGATGCTAAAGCTCGATATTCTGAATCCGTGCTTGAACGAGCGACGGTCTTTTGCTTACGAGAAATCCAAGAGATCGGATTGGAGCCAAGAAAGACAACATATGCAGAAGTGCTCTTTCGATCAAGCTTGTCGCCACCCCAATCAGCATCTGAAAAAGCAACAAGTGAAGCTTGGCGAGAAGAGCGAAGCACGAGACCATGATCTATTGTGCCGTGGAGGTAACGTAGAATCCGTTTCATGGCTTGCCAATGATGGAGGCAGGGAGAATGCATAAATTGTGCAGCTTTGTTCACTGCCATGGTTATGTTGGGGCGAGTGAGTGCCAAATATTGAAGAGACCCAACAACCTGTCGATAAAGCTTAGGATCATCAAAGGTAGAAGAAGTAGTGCCGGTGAGGTCGGCTTGCGGCGTTGAAAGAGTCGAGACCGACGAGGCATCTTGCATATTCGTACGATGGAgcaaatatttgatatatttggaTTGCGTGAGCTGCAAACCACTCGAGAACCACGCAACTTCAACACCCAAGAAATAGGATAGTGGTCCTAAATCCTTGAGCGTAACAACCTTCCCAAGTTGAGTAATAAACCATTGTAACAGCGAAAAGGATGATCCTATCAAcaccaaatcatcaacatagaccAAGCAATATGCATACTCGTCATTACCAGAATATATAAACAGCGAACTGTCAGCCTTGGAACCGTGAAAACCAAGCTATTGTAATGCATTCGAAAGGCAAAAATACCAAGCTCGTGGCGCCTGCTTTAAACCATATAGCGATTTCTTTATAGCACATACAAAATCGGGTTTAGAATGATCAACAAATCCCTGTGGTTGttccataaaaatagttttatcaAGAGTCCCGTGAAGAAAGGCATTCGAAACATCAAGTTGCCGAATGGGCCAATGACGATTGACGGCAATGGAAAGAATTAACCTTATGGTGGCCGACTTTATAACGGGGCTGAAAGTCTCAACGTAATCAAGGCCTGGGCATTGATGAAACCCTTTTGCAACCAACCGCGTACGACATCTATCGAAGGAACCATCTACTTTTGTTTTTACACGGTATACCCACTTGCAACCAATGATATTAGATGCTCGAGAACGGGGAACAAGATCCCATGTGCCGTTTGATAGAAGAGCATCAATTTCTTCTCCCATTGCAAAGACGCCATACGTCTTTGCTTTTTCGATTAGCAGTATGACGAAATTTGGCGGTGTAGTGGACGCAGCAGCATGAAAAACCTTTAGTTTAAGTGAGCCAGTATGGAAGCGTAAAGTCATTGAATGACGCACGGTAGGTGCCTGAACAGTGGTAAGAGAAGCATTGGAACTGCTAGAACCTATCAGGAATGTGATAGAGTCATTGGGAACAATGGGAGCAGGTTGGGAGGACACGGTGGTGATGGCAAGAGATTGATCGGCAGTCGGTGGGGGGTACTTGGGACAGTAGGGAGCTGCTGGTTGGGGCATGGGGCTATAGTCAGTGGGACGGCAGGTAATGGATTAGAATCGGAGCGATGGCCAAGAGAAAAAATGGTTGTCGGGGAAGGTGGAGGACCGAGAACCGATACGTGCCTATCATTGGACTTGAATGGAAAAACCTgttcatcaaaaataacatgGCGTGAGTAAAACACTTTATTGATGGACAAAGATAAACATTTATAACCTTTGTGAAGAACACtgtaaccaagaaaaacacatttggCAAACCTAGGCTCAAGCTTATTTTTGGTGTATGGACGCAACCAGGGATAGCAGCAACAACCGAAAATTCTCAATGACTTGTAATCAGGGTCACGATGAAAAAGGGCTTGGTAGGGTgatttatgttgtaattttgGAGTTGGGAGACGGTTGATAGTGTATACAGCAGCAACAAAGGCATGATCCCAAAATTTGGGAGGGACAGAGGCATGATGTAAAAAGGCGTGACCAGTTTTGGTTATATGACGGTGTTTTCTTTCGGCACAGCCATTTTGTTCAGGGGTATGAGGACAAGAGCTGCGTTGGATTATAGCTTTAGAGGCCAAATATTTTTCAAGGGCTTAGAATTCCCCACCCCAATCGGATTGGAACTGCTTAATAGGTAAACCAAAGTATTTCTCAACAATAGCACGAAATTGAATGAAGCAATTATAAACATCCGATTTACGACGAAGAAAATAGATCCAAGTATGTTTGCTATAATGATCAAAAAAACGCCACATAATATAGAAAACCATCACTAGAAGCAATTGGAGAAGGACCCCACAAATCCGAACAAACTAACTCTAATGGTTGTTTTGCTTCATAAGTAGAATCCGAAAAAGACAATTTGTGTGATTTACTAACACATCAAGTTTCACAAATAGATGAATCATGCTTATTAGAAGCAGACAATTTATTGAAACTAAGAACTTTATTGACAGTGTTTGAGCAAACATGGCCTAGTCTAGCATGCCATGTAGACAACGAAACTGAATGACAAGCAGGAGATACTGGATCAGTGGCTAAACGATATAAACCATTCTCGATGTACCCTCTATGTAGAGTTTGCTTCGTCCGTCGATCCTTAACCATAAAATAATCatgaaaaaattcaacaaagaCATCATTAGTGAGTGTAAACTGAGGAACAGACAATAAATTTAGGTTAGCCTCAAGAACATGAAGAATATTAGACAATTTGGAAGGATGAGAATTAAGAGTTAAGACAGACGAGCCAACACAAGAGATAGGTAAGGTTTTACCATTGTGAGAGTGACTTTATCGGAACCAGTGTACTCTGAATGAATGCCCAAGTTTCCCAATTCAGATGTCAAATGATGAGTGGCACCGGTATCAATGATCCATGGCTTGGGATTTGTTTGAGGAGACGAGCTATAGTTTGCTGAAGGTTTGGGGTAGGACTCGGCATATCTTGGGTTGGGACACTGACGACTTGTGTGGCCACGTCCTTTGTAGTTGTAACATGTTGATCCTTGGGCGGGGAGGCAGCTGGGCCACGACTGGAATAATTGCCATTGTGTTTACTGTTACGACCCCGTCCACGATTAGCGGAAGCAGAAGGCTACCGACCGGCAAAGTTGGCAACGGCAGTAGGATGAAGAGGTTCTTGAACAACTTTCAATTGTAATTCCTCAGAAAGTAATAAgccaaacaaatcatcaaaggATGTTGACTGTAGTTTTACCTCTAGATTGCGAACGAATGGTCGATAATCAGCACCAAGTCCTCGTAAAATATGATCGACAAGATCGTCTTCAGAAATAGCTGCATTTAGAGCCCCGAGTTGATCAAAAATCCATTTCGCATGATCCATGTATATGACGATTGAATCATCGCCACGAGACAAGGCATGAAGAGAGCCTTTAAGGGTCCGGATTTGAGCCCGAGATCCGGAAGTAAAAGTTTGATGCAGCTTTGTCCAAGCTGCGAATGCGGTAGTGGCTCCGATTGCCTGAGATAGCACGGACTCAGACAACGAGCCAAGGATCCAGCTAAGAACCATTTGGTCCTTAAGAAACCACAGCTCATAGGCCGGGTTAGGAGCATTGTCAACGGTCTTGGGAGGAGCTGCTGTGCCGTCGACATGATGCATGAGTTTTTGGCTATATAAGAGAGGGGTCATTTGTGTTTTCCACAGGAGGTAATTAGAGGGAGTAAGCTTGATGGTGATTTGATTTGGCATGGAAGGTGGAGAGGAAACAGTCGAATTGGCtatgaggaaaaaaaaaaggagaggagGCGGTGATTGAAACCTTTTTACTGGCAGTTTGATACCATGAAAGATAGtgattttggtttgtaaattcagctcaattgTATTCGACTATTGATAgcaaatatgaaatatatacaaGATTACATCAGAGTGTTATCTTCAGCTGTTcacaatttgaatttgaattttaagtagAATAAGATCCTAAAGAATAGGAGTGATAACAAGTCTAGTTTGACTTGGTTAACTCTCAACATGGAGTAGATAAATTCCAGTAAGGAAAAAAGGAGAGGCTGCTTCTATTTTCATCAAGTAGAGTCGGTTAGGAGAAGCGTAATGCCAAGAGAAGAAACTGTAAGTCTCCCTACTggttttcttgaattttaaatgaaacttaattatCAAATGGTCACGTATATATACTTCCCATCCAATAGGAAATTCGATTGTGAGTTGTTGAAGAACCTAAGTAATAT
This genomic window from Gossypium raimondii isolate GPD5lz chromosome 10, ASM2569854v1, whole genome shotgun sequence contains:
- the LOC105778152 gene encoding major strawberry allergen Fra a 1-3, which gives rise to MGVVTYDYESTSPVAPSRLFKAFTVEAPKVWPTAAPNAVKSIEVEANPSSGSIVKINFVEGLPFQYMKHQIGGHDESNFSYSYDLIEGGPLGDKLEKISYENKFEAAAGGGSICKSSMKFYTVGDNVITEDEIKALIKGSEGVYKPVEAYLLANPESCN